One Lysobacter silvisoli DNA window includes the following coding sequences:
- a CDS encoding arylamine N-acetyltransferase family protein, producing MPPQLHDLDLYLRRLGYDAPPPPTLDALRELQLRHVSTFAFETLAALTHAPVAIDLPSLQRKLLHDGRGGYCYELNRLFLALLQALGYDARGLTGRVVMGGAEDALPARTHLFVQATVEGVPYLADVGFGSMVPTGPLRLDSEQAQSTPHEDYRISRRDDGYILRARVGEEWRGLYVFDLQPTAEIDYVVGNWYVSTHPESPFRGQLYAARMGPGLRKTLRNGSYAVHRLGAPSERWELESADAVLAVLRDELGITLPDDPKVYAAIAKKLAAAPGRTG from the coding sequence ATGCCGCCGCAACTGCACGACCTGGACCTGTACCTGCGCCGCCTGGGCTACGACGCCCCGCCGCCGCCTACCCTGGACGCGCTGCGCGAACTGCAGCTGCGTCACGTATCGACCTTCGCCTTCGAAACGCTGGCCGCCCTGACGCATGCGCCGGTGGCGATCGACCTGCCGTCGCTGCAACGTAAGCTGCTGCACGACGGTCGTGGCGGCTACTGCTACGAGCTCAACCGCCTGTTCCTGGCCCTGCTGCAGGCCCTGGGCTACGACGCGCGCGGCCTGACCGGCCGGGTGGTGATGGGCGGAGCCGAGGACGCGCTGCCGGCGCGCACGCATCTGTTCGTGCAGGCGACGGTGGAAGGCGTGCCCTATCTGGCCGACGTGGGTTTCGGCAGCATGGTGCCCACCGGCCCGCTGCGCCTGGACAGCGAGCAAGCGCAGTCCACGCCGCACGAGGACTACCGCATCAGCCGCCGCGACGACGGCTACATCCTGCGAGCCCGTGTCGGCGAGGAATGGCGCGGCCTGTATGTGTTCGACCTGCAGCCCACCGCCGAGATCGACTACGTGGTGGGCAACTGGTACGTCTCCACCCACCCCGAATCCCCGTTCCGCGGCCAGCTCTACGCCGCGCGCATGGGCCCGGGCCTGCGCAAGACCCTGCGCAACGGCAGCTACGCGGTGCATCGCCTGGGCGCGCCGAGCGAGCGGTGGGAGCTGGAAAGCGCGGACGCGGTGCTGGCGGTGTTGCGCGACGAGCTGGGGATCACGCTGCCGGACGATCCCAAGGTGTATGCCGCGATTGCGAAAAAGCTGGCGGCGGCCCCAGGCCGCACGGGCTAA
- a CDS encoding alpha/beta fold hydrolase: MQSAHSTSSDGTKIHYVDNRRADAPVLVFVPGWGMDHTIWEAQLAAFADGYRVIAIDPRSQGASDLAGGGNTPEVRAGDIETLLASQRIERAVLIGWSQGVQDSMAYVERYGTTRLAGVVLVDAAVSKGAASAQTDPKAAAQLLQRMAIYAAHPREYLQGMMGAIFARPLPPPVLQRRVDIALRTPTSTGVAMLVADLYGADRSGALAKLDRPTLIVASAKSDELAAQRAAAQQVPGAVLEVMDEAGHGVFVDRPEAFNALLRRFLEASVR; this comes from the coding sequence TTGCAGTCGGCGCATTCGACGTCATCCGACGGCACGAAAATCCACTACGTCGACAACCGCCGCGCCGATGCGCCGGTGCTGGTGTTCGTGCCCGGCTGGGGCATGGACCATACGATCTGGGAAGCGCAGCTGGCCGCCTTCGCCGACGGCTACCGGGTGATCGCTATCGACCCGCGCTCGCAGGGCGCCTCGGACCTGGCCGGCGGCGGCAATACGCCGGAGGTGCGGGCGGGCGACATCGAAACGCTGCTGGCCTCGCAGCGCATCGAGCGCGCGGTGTTGATCGGCTGGTCGCAGGGTGTGCAGGACAGCATGGCTTACGTGGAGCGCTATGGCACCACACGCCTGGCCGGCGTGGTGCTGGTGGACGCGGCGGTGTCCAAGGGCGCGGCCTCGGCGCAGACCGACCCCAAGGCGGCGGCGCAGTTGCTGCAGCGCATGGCGATCTATGCGGCGCATCCACGTGAATACCTGCAGGGCATGATGGGCGCGATCTTCGCCCGCCCGCTGCCGCCGCCGGTGCTGCAGCGCCGCGTGGACATCGCCTTGCGTACGCCCACGTCCACCGGCGTGGCGATGCTGGTCGCGGACCTGTACGGCGCCGACCGCAGCGGCGCGCTGGCCAAGCTGGATCGCCCGACCTTGATCGTGGCGTCGGCGAAATCCGACGAACTCGCCGCGCAGCGCGCGGCTGCGCAGCAGGTGCCGGGCGCGGTGCTGGAAGTGATGGACGAGGCCGGCCACGGCGTGTTCGTGGACCGGCCCGAGGCGTTCAATGCGCTGTTGCGGCGGTTCCTGGAGGCGTCGGTCCGCTAA
- a CDS encoding SDR family NAD(P)-dependent oxidoreductase — protein sequence MTTPIALITGGSRGLGRSAALRLAEHGSDAILTYRSQRAEAEAVVADIQALGRRAVALPLDVGDSAGFPAFVEQVRQALATHWQRERFDHLVNNAGMGVHAAFAETTPEQFDQLMNVHLKGPFFLTQALLPLIADGGRIVNVSSGLARFALPGYAAYAAMKGGVEVLTRYMAKELGARGIAVNTLAPGAIETDFGGGAVRDNHELNAYIAAQTALGRVGLPDDIGGAFAALLSADSRWINAQRIEASGGMFL from the coding sequence ATGACCACCCCCATCGCCCTGATCACCGGCGGCAGCCGCGGCCTGGGCCGCAGCGCCGCGCTGCGCCTGGCCGAGCACGGCAGCGACGCGATCCTGACCTACCGCAGCCAGCGCGCCGAAGCCGAAGCCGTGGTCGCCGACATCCAGGCCCTGGGCCGCCGCGCCGTGGCCCTGCCGCTGGACGTGGGCGACAGCGCCGGCTTTCCCGCCTTCGTCGAACAGGTCCGCCAGGCCCTGGCCACGCACTGGCAGCGCGAGCGCTTCGACCACTTGGTCAACAACGCCGGCATGGGCGTGCACGCCGCCTTCGCCGAGACCACGCCGGAGCAGTTCGACCAGCTGATGAACGTGCACCTCAAGGGCCCGTTCTTCCTGACCCAGGCGCTGCTGCCGCTGATCGCCGACGGCGGCCGCATCGTCAACGTGTCCAGCGGCCTGGCCCGCTTCGCCCTGCCCGGCTATGCCGCCTACGCGGCCATGAAGGGCGGCGTGGAAGTGCTGACCCGCTATATGGCCAAGGAACTGGGCGCGCGCGGCATCGCGGTGAACACGCTCGCGCCGGGCGCTATCGAGACCGACTTCGGCGGCGGCGCCGTGCGCGACAACCACGAGCTCAACGCCTACATCGCCGCGCAGACCGCGCTGGGCCGGGTCGGCCTGCCGGACGATATCGGCGGCGCGTTCGCCGCGCTGCTGTCGGCCGACAGCCGCTGGATCAACGCCCAGCGCATCGAGGCCTCGGGCGGCATGTTCCTGTAA
- a CDS encoding LysR family transcriptional regulator → MSRRYDHLADVEAFATAVERGSLTAAAQALGTTPSAVSRAVVRLETRLGVQLLRRTTRRLGLTDAGRLYLEQSRAAFALIDDAERQLQGHDGELSGSVRLSVPTTYGHYRLPDRLRAFAQRHPRVRVELSIANRNVDLVAEGYDLAIRLGELPDSGLVARPLEHAPACLVASPDYLQRAGVPQRIADLSAHACLSFVMPSTGRVFPWLLREDGHDRDWIPAGGVRLSDDPLGLVTLAEHGMGICQSYNFVVAQRLRSGRLVEVLPQARGRGRAFSAIYAPHRQLSPAARALIDALTES, encoded by the coding sequence ATGAGCCGCCGCTACGACCACCTCGCCGACGTCGAAGCCTTCGCCACCGCGGTGGAGCGCGGTTCGCTGACCGCTGCCGCCCAGGCCCTGGGCACCACGCCCTCGGCCGTCAGCCGCGCGGTGGTGCGCCTGGAAACCCGGCTGGGCGTGCAGCTGTTGCGGCGCACCACCCGCCGCCTGGGCCTGACCGATGCCGGGCGCCTGTACCTGGAGCAGTCGCGCGCGGCCTTCGCCCTGATCGACGACGCCGAGCGCCAGTTGCAGGGCCACGACGGCGAGCTCAGCGGCAGCGTGCGCCTGAGCGTGCCCACCACCTACGGCCACTACCGCCTGCCCGATCGCTTGCGCGCGTTCGCGCAGCGCCACCCGCGCGTGCGCGTGGAACTGAGCATCGCCAACCGCAACGTCGACCTGGTCGCCGAGGGCTACGACCTGGCGATCCGCCTGGGCGAACTGCCCGACAGCGGCCTGGTCGCGCGCCCACTCGAGCACGCGCCGGCGTGCCTGGTCGCCTCGCCGGATTACCTGCAGCGCGCCGGCGTGCCGCAACGCATCGCCGACCTGTCCGCGCATGCCTGCCTGTCCTTTGTGATGCCCAGCACCGGTCGCGTGTTTCCCTGGCTGCTGCGCGAGGACGGCCACGACCGCGACTGGATTCCGGCCGGCGGCGTGCGCCTGTCCGACGACCCGCTGGGCCTGGTCACCCTGGCCGAGCACGGCATGGGCATTTGCCAAAGTTACAACTTCGTCGTCGCGCAGCGCCTGCGCAGCGGCCGCCTGGTGGAAGTGCTGCCGCAGGCGCGCGGACGCGGCCGCGCGTTCTCGGCGATCTACGCCCCGCACCGCCAGCTCTCGCCCGCCGCGCGCGCGCTGATCGACGCGCTGACCGAGAGCTAA
- a CDS encoding dihydrofolate reductase family protein, with the protein MRKIIAALQVSLDGLIEGPQGELDWVDSWEDRFDVCGQVDACLLGGGMYPGYEAYWSAVQADPTGVLEFTGRPPTVQEVAYARFAAATEHVVLTRRLNQAAWPQTRIVRDIADIGALKSRSGRDMHAVGGAAFVASLINADLVDELRVIVNPILLGPGKRLFGDVTARHALRLLGAQRLGSGAVRMDYALR; encoded by the coding sequence ATGCGCAAGATCATCGCCGCCCTGCAAGTTTCGCTGGACGGCCTCATCGAGGGCCCGCAAGGGGAGCTGGACTGGGTGGATTCGTGGGAGGACCGGTTCGACGTCTGCGGCCAGGTCGATGCCTGCCTGCTCGGCGGCGGGATGTATCCGGGCTATGAGGCCTATTGGAGCGCCGTCCAGGCCGACCCAACGGGCGTGCTGGAGTTCACCGGCCGGCCGCCGACCGTGCAGGAGGTCGCCTACGCGCGGTTTGCAGCCGCGACCGAGCATGTCGTGCTTACCCGCCGCCTCAACCAGGCGGCCTGGCCGCAGACGCGCATCGTGCGCGACATCGCCGACATCGGTGCGCTCAAGTCGCGCTCTGGGCGCGACATGCACGCGGTGGGCGGCGCGGCTTTCGTCGCCAGTCTGATCAACGCCGATCTGGTCGACGAGCTGCGTGTGATCGTGAACCCGATCCTGTTGGGACCCGGCAAACGCCTGTTCGGCGACGTAACCGCGCGTCATGCGTTGCGTCTGCTGGGCGCGCAGCGGCTGGGAAGCGGTGCGGTGCGGATGGATTACGCCCTGCGCTAA
- a CDS encoding DUF1697 domain-containing protein — protein sequence MPTYIALLRAVNVGGTGKLPMAELRALCEAIGFQDVRTYIASGNVLFRSGKSAAQVKSALEKRLAEYAGKPVGAIVRDGADLARVLAGNPFPQGAPNRVVTIFLDAPPPADTVAKAKHLRDEQIVLGEREIYVHYGDGMADSKLILPAAANGTARNMNTVAKLIELAGAG from the coding sequence ATGCCTACCTACATCGCCCTGCTCCGTGCCGTGAACGTTGGCGGCACAGGCAAATTGCCCATGGCGGAACTGCGCGCCCTGTGCGAAGCCATCGGTTTCCAGGACGTGCGCACCTACATCGCCAGCGGCAATGTGCTGTTCCGCAGCGGCAAGAGCGCCGCCCAGGTCAAATCGGCCTTGGAAAAGCGGTTGGCCGAGTACGCCGGCAAGCCGGTGGGCGCGATCGTGCGCGACGGCGCCGATCTGGCGCGGGTGCTGGCGGGCAATCCATTCCCGCAAGGCGCGCCCAATCGCGTGGTCACCATTTTTCTGGATGCCCCGCCGCCGGCCGATACGGTGGCCAAGGCCAAGCACTTGCGCGACGAACAGATCGTGTTGGGCGAGCGCGAAATCTACGTGCATTACGGCGACGGCATGGCCGATTCCAAACTGATCCTGCCGGCCGCGGCCAACGGCACCGCGCGCAATATGAACACCGTGGCCAAACTGATCGAATTGGCGGGCGCCGGTTGA
- a CDS encoding RcnB family protein: MKRLLLAAALTFVTLSAPALAYDRDKGRGHDRHHRDDDRGRGHGRDYRDDHRYRGDRDRDHDRRDYRGYDRYDSRYYYSYDGRNHPPGRHRGWHKDYRRGQRIDVVYMQPRYYIDDYPRYHVAPPPRGHRWVRMDDGRLILIAVATGIIADVLLHH, encoded by the coding sequence ATGAAACGCCTACTGCTGGCTGCCGCGCTCACCTTCGTCACCCTGTCCGCCCCGGCCCTGGCCTACGACCGCGACAAAGGCCGCGGCCACGACCGCCACCACCGCGACGACGACCGGGGCCGCGGCCACGGCCGCGACTATCGCGACGATCACCGCTACCGCGGCGACCGCGATCGCGACCACGACCGCCGCGACTACCGCGGTTACGACCGCTACGACAGCCGCTACTACTACAGCTACGACGGCCGCAACCACCCGCCGGGCCGCCACCGCGGCTGGCACAAGGACTACCGCCGCGGCCAGCGCATCGACGTGGTCTACATGCAGCCGCGCTACTACATCGACGACTACCCGCGTTACCACGTCGCCCCGCCGCCGCGCGGCCACCGCTGGGTGCGCATGGACGACGGCCGCTTGATCCTGATCGCCGTGGCCACGGGCATCATCGCCGACGTGCTGCTGCATCACTGA
- a CDS encoding type 1 glutamine amidotransferase domain-containing protein: MTSLFAAALIGLAASAAGPAPHAQTKPVLIVLTSHGQKGDTGQPTGFYLGEVTHPLAVFDAAGIPVEFASIQGGEPPVDGVELDDATNARYWNDPKFREAIRHTQRLEQVDASRYAAVFYAGGHGAVWDFPDSPAVRRVTREIYESGQVVAAVCHGPAALVNVTLSDGRYLVAGKKVSAFTDDEERAVKLDQVVPFLLATTLSQRGALHQPAPDWTAKVVVDGRLVTGQNPQSATGVAEAVRDLLRAPAAK, encoded by the coding sequence ATGACCTCCCTGTTCGCCGCCGCCCTGATCGGCCTGGCCGCCTCGGCGGCCGGCCCGGCCCCCCACGCCCAGACCAAGCCCGTGCTGATCGTGCTCACCAGCCACGGCCAGAAGGGCGACACCGGCCAGCCCACCGGTTTCTACCTGGGCGAGGTCACCCACCCGCTGGCGGTGTTCGACGCCGCCGGCATCCCGGTCGAGTTCGCCTCGATCCAGGGCGGCGAGCCGCCGGTGGACGGCGTGGAGCTGGACGACGCCACCAACGCCCGCTACTGGAACGACCCCAAGTTCCGCGAGGCCATCCGCCATACCCAGCGCCTGGAGCAGGTGGACGCCAGCCGTTACGCCGCGGTGTTCTACGCCGGCGGACACGGCGCGGTCTGGGATTTCCCGGACAGCCCAGCGGTGCGGCGGGTCACGCGCGAGATCTACGAGTCCGGCCAGGTGGTGGCCGCGGTCTGTCACGGCCCGGCGGCGCTGGTGAACGTGACCCTGAGCGACGGTCGTTACCTGGTGGCGGGCAAGAAAGTAAGCGCTTTCACCGACGACGAGGAACGCGCGGTGAAGCTGGACCAGGTGGTGCCCTTCCTGCTCGCGACCACGCTGAGCCAGCGCGGCGCGTTGCACCAGCCGGCGCCGGACTGGACCGCCAAGGTGGTGGTGGACGGACGCCTGGTCACCGGCCAGAACCCGCAGTCGGCCACCGGCGTGGCCGAAGCCGTGCGCGACCTGCTGCGCGCGCCGGCGGCGAAGTAA
- a CDS encoding metal-dependent hydrolase family protein has protein sequence MKFRIAALSVALSWGLALSASAQTAAPEVVVLKAAHLFDGKSGRLVSPGVVVVSGGRIVAVGADAKPPVDANVRTIDLGDATLLPGYIDAHTHLASDHNEDWAQGFYENMLRFPTEQAFHAQRNAQAALAAGVTSARELGAPDFVDIGLRNAINSGLVQGPRLIAAGHALGSTGGHCDSVNAPPDRVRPAGPLEGVCNGAEECRLAVRQQMKFGADVIKICASGGVLSESDPVDVPQLTPEELRAIIGEAHNWNRKVAAHSHGDVAARLAVEAGVDSIEHGSFLTADTLQLMKRKGVYLVPTRMTQLWVDEKAGTYPPKIGEKARAAAAAHTRMFKQALQIGVPIAYGTDSAVFPHGLNAREFGDYVDMGMSPAQALMTSSQGSAKLLGIDGDTGTLEAGKAADIVAVPGDVLRDIRATERPLLVMRAGVVVKRPAGAN, from the coding sequence ATGAAGTTCCGCATCGCCGCGTTGTCCGTCGCATTGTCGTGGGGGCTGGCGCTGAGCGCGTCGGCGCAGACCGCCGCGCCCGAGGTGGTGGTGCTCAAGGCCGCGCACCTGTTCGACGGCAAGAGCGGGCGGCTGGTGTCGCCGGGCGTGGTGGTGGTCAGCGGCGGCCGCATCGTCGCGGTCGGCGCCGACGCCAAGCCGCCGGTGGACGCCAACGTGCGCACCATCGACCTGGGCGACGCCACCCTGCTGCCGGGCTACATCGACGCGCACACGCACCTGGCCTCGGACCATAACGAGGACTGGGCGCAGGGCTTCTACGAGAACATGCTGCGCTTCCCCACCGAGCAGGCCTTCCACGCCCAGCGCAATGCGCAGGCGGCGCTGGCGGCGGGCGTGACCAGCGCGCGCGAACTGGGCGCGCCGGACTTCGTCGACATCGGCCTGCGCAACGCCATCAACAGCGGCCTGGTGCAGGGCCCGCGTCTGATCGCGGCCGGCCACGCGCTGGGTTCCACCGGCGGCCATTGCGATAGCGTCAACGCGCCGCCGGACCGGGTGCGCCCGGCCGGCCCGCTGGAGGGCGTGTGCAACGGCGCCGAGGAATGCCGGTTGGCGGTGCGCCAGCAAATGAAGTTCGGCGCCGACGTGATCAAGATCTGCGCCTCCGGTGGCGTGCTGTCCGAGTCCGATCCGGTCGACGTGCCCCAGCTCACGCCCGAGGAACTGCGCGCGATCATCGGCGAGGCGCACAACTGGAACCGCAAGGTCGCCGCGCACAGCCACGGCGACGTGGCCGCGCGGCTGGCGGTGGAGGCGGGCGTGGACTCGATCGAGCACGGCAGCTTCCTCACCGCCGACACCCTGCAGCTGATGAAGCGCAAGGGCGTGTACCTGGTGCCCACGCGCATGACCCAGCTGTGGGTGGACGAAAAGGCCGGCACCTATCCGCCCAAGATCGGCGAGAAAGCGCGCGCGGCGGCCGCGGCGCACACGCGCATGTTCAAGCAGGCGCTGCAGATCGGCGTGCCCATCGCCTACGGCACCGACTCGGCGGTGTTCCCGCACGGGCTCAACGCGCGCGAGTTCGGCGATTACGTGGACATGGGCATGAGCCCGGCGCAGGCGCTGATGACCAGCAGCCAGGGCTCGGCCAAGCTGCTGGGCATCGACGGCGACACCGGCACCCTGGAGGCGGGCAAGGCCGCCGACATCGTCGCCGTGCCCGGCGACGTGCTCCGCGATATCCGCGCCACCGAACGGCCGCTGCTGGTGATGCGCGCGGGCGTGGTGGTCAAGCGCCCGGCCGGCGCGAACTGA
- a CDS encoding LysR substrate-binding domain-containing protein, producing MNQIEAMQVFVRVAELTSFTRAADSLALPKASASTAVQQLENLLGARLLHRTTRKVQLTQDGQVFYERCKDLLADLDEVQGLFRQAPQALRGRLRVDMPSSIARDRVLPALPAFLAEHPQLELELSSTDRRVDLVREGFDCVLRVGALGDSSLVARPLGQLRTVNCASPDYLRRYGTPRTLEDLDAHRLVHYVTNLGARPDGWEYWDGSAYRVRPMAGALTVNSIEAYQGACLAGLGLIQAPVVGLQQHLDDGRLVEVLPQWPAEPMPVTLLYAHRRHLPQRVQVFMHWLAERLQPYLDPPG from the coding sequence ATGAACCAGATCGAGGCGATGCAGGTCTTCGTCCGCGTCGCCGAACTGACCAGCTTCACCCGCGCCGCCGACAGCCTGGCCCTGCCCAAGGCCAGCGCCTCCACGGCGGTGCAGCAGTTGGAGAACCTGCTGGGCGCGCGGCTGCTGCACCGGACCACGCGCAAGGTCCAGCTCACCCAGGACGGGCAGGTGTTCTACGAACGCTGCAAGGACCTGCTGGCCGACCTGGACGAAGTGCAGGGCCTGTTCCGGCAGGCGCCGCAGGCATTGCGCGGCCGCCTGCGCGTGGACATGCCCAGCAGCATCGCGCGCGACCGGGTGCTGCCGGCGCTGCCTGCGTTTCTGGCCGAGCATCCGCAACTGGAGCTGGAACTGAGCAGCACCGACCGCCGCGTGGACCTGGTGCGCGAGGGTTTCGACTGCGTGCTGCGCGTGGGCGCGCTGGGCGACAGCAGCCTGGTCGCGCGGCCGCTGGGCCAGCTGCGTACGGTCAACTGCGCCAGCCCCGATTACCTGCGGCGTTACGGCACGCCGCGCACGCTGGAAGATCTGGACGCGCATCGCCTGGTCCATTACGTGACCAACCTGGGCGCGCGCCCTGACGGCTGGGAGTATTGGGACGGCAGCGCCTACCGCGTGCGGCCCATGGCCGGCGCGCTCACGGTCAACAGCATCGAGGCTTACCAAGGCGCCTGCCTGGCCGGGTTGGGCCTGATCCAGGCGCCGGTGGTGGGCCTGCAGCAGCACCTGGACGACGGCCGGCTGGTGGAAGTGCTGCCGCAGTGGCCGGCCGAGCCCATGCCGGTGACCCTGCTCTACGCCCACCGCCGCCATCTGCCGCAACGGGTGCAGGTGTTCATGCACTGGCTGGCCGAGCGCCTGCAGCCTTACCTGGACCCACCCGGCTGA
- a CDS encoding DUF3016 domain-containing protein, producing the protein MTLRPSLLAALLALALAGGADAKTRYVTDPDAPRALPEQGPVDVSWQNPAQFTEIRYSGNSSEAKRGNWVYDLAQHLRQRAQKRLPAGERLEVDITDIRRAGNYEPWRGVNFDDTRFIRDIYPPRITLNFKRIGADGQVIAEGERKLSDLGFLTNANVLSNTDPLRYEKSLINRWVDREFKNPGA; encoded by the coding sequence ATGACTCTCCGTCCTTCCCTGCTCGCCGCCCTGCTCGCCCTCGCCCTGGCCGGCGGCGCCGACGCCAAGACCCGCTACGTCACCGACCCGGACGCGCCGCGCGCGCTGCCCGAACAAGGTCCGGTGGACGTGAGCTGGCAGAACCCCGCGCAGTTCACCGAGATCCGCTACAGCGGCAACTCCAGCGAAGCCAAGCGCGGCAACTGGGTCTACGACCTCGCCCAGCACCTGCGCCAGCGCGCGCAAAAGCGCCTGCCCGCGGGCGAGCGCCTGGAAGTGGACATCACCGACATCCGCCGCGCCGGCAACTATGAGCCCTGGCGCGGCGTGAACTTCGACGACACCCGCTTCATCCGCGACATCTACCCGCCACGCATCACCTTGAACTTCAAGCGCATCGGCGCCGACGGCCAGGTGATCGCCGAAGGCGAACGCAAGCTCAGCGACCTGGGTTTCCTCACCAACGCCAACGTGCTCAGCAACACCGACCCGCTGCGCTACGAAAAGTCGCTGATCAACCGCTGGGTGGACCGCGAGTTCAAGAACCCCGGCGCCTGA
- a CDS encoding VOC family protein — MTTKIFVNLPVQSLERSVAFYTQLGYTFNQKFTDENATCMVVSDDIYVMLLVKPFFQTFIDKPIADTHKSVSAIISINAEDRAAVDVLVDKAVAAGAKSPEAKDYGFMYQRGYEDPDGHQWEVFYMDENADPNAIQAG, encoded by the coding sequence ATGACCACCAAGATCTTCGTCAACCTGCCCGTGCAGAGCCTGGAGCGTTCCGTCGCTTTCTATACCCAGCTGGGCTACACCTTCAATCAGAAGTTCACCGACGAGAACGCCACCTGCATGGTCGTTTCCGACGACATCTACGTGATGCTGCTGGTGAAGCCGTTCTTCCAGACCTTCATCGACAAGCCCATCGCCGACACCCACAAGTCCGTGTCGGCCATCATCAGCATCAACGCCGAGGACCGCGCCGCGGTCGACGTGCTGGTCGACAAGGCCGTGGCCGCCGGCGCCAAGTCGCCGGAAGCCAAGGACTACGGCTTCATGTACCAGCGCGGCTACGAAGACCCGGACGGCCACCAGTGGGAAGTGTTCTACATGGACGAGAACGCCGATCCGAACGCGATTCAGGCCGGCTGA
- a CDS encoding tetratricopeptide repeat protein, whose product MKALLATALLLFAAGAHACINEVGTDRNGRRFDSLWYLGEGVTEPMRERSGRRHALERAKTTIAEARKQPSFESLTNLGVLLIYQGQYPLAIRHFLSVERRYPGHHETAANLGTALELAGQDSVALRWIRLGIQRNVDEHLRSEWLHARILEAKIAAARDPAYLQRHSIAGLRFEAKTVPALPTSLPPGNDGQPLKPWMLDRSLSYQLRERTQFVPAPDPVVANLLSDWATLNLAGGPLENAAALYDLAADYGAPRDALMRERQAYIRKTIVLAKLKDSEGYACAICEPMTE is encoded by the coding sequence ATGAAAGCGCTGCTCGCAACCGCTTTGCTGCTGTTCGCCGCCGGCGCGCACGCCTGCATCAACGAAGTCGGTACCGATCGCAACGGCCGGCGCTTCGACAGCCTGTGGTACCTGGGCGAAGGCGTCACCGAGCCCATGCGCGAACGCTCCGGCCGCCGCCACGCCCTGGAGCGCGCGAAGACCACGATCGCCGAAGCACGCAAGCAGCCCAGCTTCGAATCCCTGACCAACCTGGGCGTGCTGTTGATCTACCAGGGCCAGTACCCGCTGGCGATCCGCCACTTCCTGAGCGTCGAACGCCGCTACCCCGGCCACCACGAAACCGCAGCCAACCTGGGCACCGCGCTGGAACTCGCCGGCCAGGACTCAGTCGCGTTGCGCTGGATCCGCCTGGGCATCCAGCGCAATGTCGACGAACACCTGCGCTCGGAATGGCTGCACGCACGCATCCTCGAAGCCAAGATCGCCGCAGCGCGCGACCCGGCCTACCTGCAGCGCCATTCCATCGCAGGCCTGCGCTTCGAAGCCAAGACCGTGCCGGCACTGCCCACGTCCCTGCCACCCGGCAACGACGGACAACCGCTCAAGCCTTGGATGCTGGATCGATCGCTGAGCTACCAGCTGCGCGAGCGCACCCAATTCGTTCCTGCGCCCGACCCGGTCGTGGCCAACCTGCTCTCGGACTGGGCCACACTGAACCTGGCCGGCGGCCCGCTGGAGAACGCCGCCGCCCTCTACGACCTGGCCGCGGACTACGGCGCGCCGCGCGATGCCCTCATGCGCGAACGGCAGGCCTACATCCGCAAGACCATCGTTCTGGCCAAGCTCAAGGATTCCGAGGGCTACGCCTGCGCGATCTGCGAACCTATGACCGAATAG